In the Molothrus ater isolate BHLD 08-10-18 breed brown headed cowbird chromosome 26, BPBGC_Mater_1.1, whole genome shotgun sequence genome, one interval contains:
- the EPS15L1 gene encoding epidermal growth factor receptor substrate 15-like 1 isoform X3: MAALIPLSQQFSTGNPIYETYYKQVDPTYTGRVGASEAALFLKKSGLSDIILGKIWDLADPEGKGYLDKQGFYVALRLVACAQNGHDVNLSSLNLTLPPPKFHDTSSPLLITPPSTETHWAVRVEEKAKFDGIFESLLPVNGLLSGDKVKPVLMNSKLPLDILGRVWDLSDIDKDGHLDKDEFAVAMHLVYRALEKESVPSQLPPSLIPPSKRKKTSVFPGAVPVLPASPPPKDSLRSTPSHGSGTSLNSIGSLSPKHSIKPAQPAVNWVVPVSEKVRYDEIFLKTDTDMDGFVSGQEVKDIFMHSGLSQNLLAHIWSLADTRQMGKLSKDQFALAMYLIQQKVSKGIDPPQVLTPDMIPPSDRNTPIQDSASSVGSGEFTGVKELDDISQEIAQLQREKYSLEQDIREKEESIRQKTNEVQELQNDLDRETSNLQELEAQKQDAQDRLDEMDQQKAKLKDMLNDVRQKCQEETQVISSLKMQIQSQESDLKLQEDDLNRAKAELNRLQQEETQLEQSIQAGKVQLETIIKSLKSTQEEINQARSKLSQLQESHQEMNKSIEEYNEALNGIHGGSLTNLADMSEGLGQTERSSYGAVDDPFKNKALMFTNNTQELHTDPFQSEDPFKSDPFKGADPFKGSDPFQHDPFAEQPPAPADPFGGDPFKESDPFRSSAPEDFFKKQVKSDPFTSDPFTKTPTLPSKPDPFESTDPFTSSSISSKGPDPFGTLDPFGSGAFSGGEGFADFSQMSKSVPSDPFASSFGGAGFTDDPFKSKSDTPALPPKKNVPPRPKPPSGKSTPVSHLGSADFPKPHDPFQPFGADSSDLFQSKKGFGDPFSGKDPFAPSSSSKTSKDSSLGFADFSSFGNEEQQLAWAKRESEKAEQERLARLRRQEQEDLELAIALSKADMPNS, from the exons ttttctaCTGGGAATCCAATATATGAAACATATTACAAACAG gtAGATCCAACGTACACAGGGAGAGTTGGGGCAAGTGAAGCTGCtctgtttcttaaaaaatcTGGTCTCTCTGATATCATCCTTGGAAAA ATATGGGATTTGGCTGACCCAGAGGGTAAAGGATACTTAGATAAACAG GGTTTCTACGTCGCCTTGCGCCTCGTCGCGTGCGCACAGAACGGCCACGATGTCAACCTGAGCAGTCTGAATTTGACTCTGCCACCTCCTAAATTT cATGACACTAGCAGTCCTTTACTGATCACACCACCCTCAACAGAGACTCACTGGGCTGTTAGG gtggaagaaaaagcaaagtttgATGGTATTTTTGAAAGCCTTTTGCCAGTAAATGGTTTACTTTCAGGAGACAAAGTAAAACCAGTACTGATGAATTCAAAGCTACCTCTTGATATCCTTGGAAGG GTCTGGGATCTCAGTGATATTGATAAAGATGGTCACCTGGACAAGGATGAATTTGCTGTG GCAATGCATTTGGTTTATAGAGCTCTTGAGAAAGAGTCAGTTCCTTCACAATTGCCCCCTTCTCTCATACCACCTTCTAAAAGAAAGAAGACATCAGTGTTTCCTGGTGCAGTCCCTGTTCTCCCTGCAAGTCCTCCCCCCAAAGACAGCCTCCGCTCCACCCCATCCCATGGCAGTGGCACCAGCCTGAACAGCATAGGGAGCTTGTCTCCCAAGCACAGCATCAAACCAGCACAG CCAGCTGTTAATTGGGTGGTACCAGTGTCTGAAAAAGTGCGATACGATGAAATTTTCCTAAAAACAGACACAGACATGGATGGGTTTGTGAGTGGCCAAGAagtaaaggacatttttatgCATTCAGGTCTATCTCAGAATCTCCTAGCACATATATG GTCTTTGGCAGACACGAGACAGATGGGAAAGCTCAGCAAAGACCAGTTTGCACTCGCCATGTATCTCATTCAGCAGAAGGTCAGCAAAGGGATTGATCCTCCACAAGTGTTAACTCCAGATATGATCCCTCCCTCAGACAGGAACACGCCCATCCAG GACAGTGCAAGTTCTGTTGGATCAGGAGAATTTACAGGGGTGAAGGAGCTGGATGATATCAGCCAAGAGATTGCACAGCTGCAGAG AGAAAAATACTCTCTGGAGCAGGACAttagggaaaaggaagaatcaATCAGACAGAAAACCAATGAAGTTCAG GAGCTGCAAAATGATTTAGATAGGGAAACAAGTAACTTGCAAGAGCTGGAGGCTCAAAAACAAGATGCCCAAGACCGCCTGGATGAGATGGACCAGCAGAAAGCCAAACTGAAAGATATGCTGAATGATGTGAGGCAGAAATGCCAGGAAGAAACACAGGTG ATTTCATCACTAAAAATGCAGATTCAGTCTCAGGAATCAGATTTAAAATTACAGGAAGATGACCTTAACAGAGCAAAAGCAGAACTGAATCGCCTCCAGCAAGAAGAGactcagctggagcagagcatccaggctggaaaagtgCAGCTTGAAACAATAATCAAATCTTTAAAATCAACCCAGGAAGAAATAAACCAG GCAAGAAGTAAACTCTCTCAGCTGCAAGAGAGCCACCAGGAAATGAATAAGAGCATTGAAGAATACAATGAAGCTCTCAATGGGATTCATGGAGGGAGTCTGACAAATTTAGCAGACATGAGTGAAGGCCTTGGGCAGACAGAAAGAAGCAGTTATGGAGCTGTG GATGatccatttaaaaacaaagccttGATGTTTACCAATAATACACAAGAATTGCATACAGACCCATTCCAGTCAGAAGATCCTTTCAAATCTGACCCATTTAAGGGAGCAGACCCCTTCAAAGGCA GTGACCCATTCCAGCACGACCCTTTTGCAGAGCagccacctgctccagcag ATCCCTTTGGAGGAGATCCATTCAAGGAAAGTGACCCATTTCGTAGCTCTGCCCCTGAGGATTTCTTCAAGAAACAGGTGAAGAGTGACCCATTTACCTCAGATCCATTCACAAAGACCCCCACTTTACCCTCAAAG CCTGACCCTTTTGAAAGCACTGATCCTTTTACGTCTTCCAGTATCTCTTCAAAAGGTCCAG ATCCATTTGGAACACTGGATCCATTTGGAAGTGGTGCTTTCAGTGGTGGTGAGGGATTTGCAGACTTCAGTCAGATGTCAAAG TCAGTACCTTCAGACCCCTTTGCCTCCTCTTTTGGAGGGGCAGGATTCACAGATGACCCTTTCAAAAGCAAATCAGACACACCAGCATTACCACCCAAGAAAAACGTCCCTCCACGACCCAAGCCACCCAGTG GTAAAAGTACTCCTGTAAGCCACCTTGGGTCTGCAGATTTTCCCAAGCCCCATGATCCATTCCAGCCATTTGGGGCTGACAGCAGTGACCTGTTTCAAAGTAAAAAGGGGTTTGGGGACCCATTTAGTGGAAAAGATCCATTTGCTCCCTCCTCTTCAAGTAAAACTTCTAAAGACTCTTCCTTGGGGTTTGCAGACTTCAGCTCT tttggaaatgaggagcagcagctggcctGGGCGAAGAGAGAGAgtgaaaaagcagagcaggaaagacTGGCTCGGTTGAGGAGACAAGAACAAGAAGACCTTGAGTTGGCCATTGCACTCAGTAAGGCTGACATGCCAAACTCTTAA
- the EPS15L1 gene encoding epidermal growth factor receptor substrate 15-like 1 isoform X1 produces the protein MAALIPLSQQFSTGNPIYETYYKQVDPTYTGRVGASEAALFLKKSGLSDIILGKIWDLADPEGKGYLDKQGFYVALRLVACAQNGHDVNLSSLNLTLPPPKFHDTSSPLLITPPSTETHWAVRVEEKAKFDGIFESLLPVNGLLSGDKVKPVLMNSKLPLDILGRVWDLSDIDKDGHLDKDEFAVAMHLVYRALEKESVPSQLPPSLIPPSKRKKTSVFPGAVPVLPASPPPKDSLRSTPSHGSGTSLNSIGSLSPKHSIKPAQPAVNWVVPVSEKVRYDEIFLKTDTDMDGFVSGQEVKDIFMHSGLSQNLLAHIWSLADTRQMGKLSKDQFALAMYLIQQKVSKGIDPPQVLTPDMIPPSDRNTPIQTLSGYLTPVGTEISALTEMRRDSASSVGSGEFTGVKELDDISQEIAQLQREKYSLEQDIREKEESIRQKTNEVQELQNDLDRETSNLQELEAQKQDAQDRLDEMDQQKAKLKDMLNDVRQKCQEETQVISSLKMQIQSQESDLKLQEDDLNRAKAELNRLQQEETQLEQSIQAGKVQLETIIKSLKSTQEEINQARSKLSQLQESHQEMNKSIEEYNEALNGIHGGSLTNLADMSEGLGQTERSSYGAVDDPFKNKALMFTNNTQELHTDPFQSEDPFKSDPFKGADPFKGSDPFQHDPFAEQPPAPADPFGGDPFKESDPFRSSAPEDFFKKQVKSDPFTSDPFTKTPTLPSKPDPFESTDPFTSSSISSKGPDPFGTLDPFGSGAFSGGEGFADFSQMSKSVPSDPFASSFGGAGFTDDPFKSKSDTPALPPKKNVPPRPKPPSGKSTPVSHLGSADFPKPHDPFQPFGADSSDLFQSKKGFGDPFSGKDPFAPSSSSKTSKDSSLGFADFSSFGNEEQQLAWAKRESEKAEQERLARLRRQEQEDLELAIALSKADMPNS, from the exons ttttctaCTGGGAATCCAATATATGAAACATATTACAAACAG gtAGATCCAACGTACACAGGGAGAGTTGGGGCAAGTGAAGCTGCtctgtttcttaaaaaatcTGGTCTCTCTGATATCATCCTTGGAAAA ATATGGGATTTGGCTGACCCAGAGGGTAAAGGATACTTAGATAAACAG GGTTTCTACGTCGCCTTGCGCCTCGTCGCGTGCGCACAGAACGGCCACGATGTCAACCTGAGCAGTCTGAATTTGACTCTGCCACCTCCTAAATTT cATGACACTAGCAGTCCTTTACTGATCACACCACCCTCAACAGAGACTCACTGGGCTGTTAGG gtggaagaaaaagcaaagtttgATGGTATTTTTGAAAGCCTTTTGCCAGTAAATGGTTTACTTTCAGGAGACAAAGTAAAACCAGTACTGATGAATTCAAAGCTACCTCTTGATATCCTTGGAAGG GTCTGGGATCTCAGTGATATTGATAAAGATGGTCACCTGGACAAGGATGAATTTGCTGTG GCAATGCATTTGGTTTATAGAGCTCTTGAGAAAGAGTCAGTTCCTTCACAATTGCCCCCTTCTCTCATACCACCTTCTAAAAGAAAGAAGACATCAGTGTTTCCTGGTGCAGTCCCTGTTCTCCCTGCAAGTCCTCCCCCCAAAGACAGCCTCCGCTCCACCCCATCCCATGGCAGTGGCACCAGCCTGAACAGCATAGGGAGCTTGTCTCCCAAGCACAGCATCAAACCAGCACAG CCAGCTGTTAATTGGGTGGTACCAGTGTCTGAAAAAGTGCGATACGATGAAATTTTCCTAAAAACAGACACAGACATGGATGGGTTTGTGAGTGGCCAAGAagtaaaggacatttttatgCATTCAGGTCTATCTCAGAATCTCCTAGCACATATATG GTCTTTGGCAGACACGAGACAGATGGGAAAGCTCAGCAAAGACCAGTTTGCACTCGCCATGTATCTCATTCAGCAGAAGGTCAGCAAAGGGATTGATCCTCCACAAGTGTTAACTCCAGATATGATCCCTCCCTCAGACAGGAACACGCCCATCCAG ACTCTGTCAGGTTACTTGACCCCTGTAGGAACTGAGATCTCAGCACTAACAGAAATGCGGCGT GACAGTGCAAGTTCTGTTGGATCAGGAGAATTTACAGGGGTGAAGGAGCTGGATGATATCAGCCAAGAGATTGCACAGCTGCAGAG AGAAAAATACTCTCTGGAGCAGGACAttagggaaaaggaagaatcaATCAGACAGAAAACCAATGAAGTTCAG GAGCTGCAAAATGATTTAGATAGGGAAACAAGTAACTTGCAAGAGCTGGAGGCTCAAAAACAAGATGCCCAAGACCGCCTGGATGAGATGGACCAGCAGAAAGCCAAACTGAAAGATATGCTGAATGATGTGAGGCAGAAATGCCAGGAAGAAACACAGGTG ATTTCATCACTAAAAATGCAGATTCAGTCTCAGGAATCAGATTTAAAATTACAGGAAGATGACCTTAACAGAGCAAAAGCAGAACTGAATCGCCTCCAGCAAGAAGAGactcagctggagcagagcatccaggctggaaaagtgCAGCTTGAAACAATAATCAAATCTTTAAAATCAACCCAGGAAGAAATAAACCAG GCAAGAAGTAAACTCTCTCAGCTGCAAGAGAGCCACCAGGAAATGAATAAGAGCATTGAAGAATACAATGAAGCTCTCAATGGGATTCATGGAGGGAGTCTGACAAATTTAGCAGACATGAGTGAAGGCCTTGGGCAGACAGAAAGAAGCAGTTATGGAGCTGTG GATGatccatttaaaaacaaagccttGATGTTTACCAATAATACACAAGAATTGCATACAGACCCATTCCAGTCAGAAGATCCTTTCAAATCTGACCCATTTAAGGGAGCAGACCCCTTCAAAGGCA GTGACCCATTCCAGCACGACCCTTTTGCAGAGCagccacctgctccagcag ATCCCTTTGGAGGAGATCCATTCAAGGAAAGTGACCCATTTCGTAGCTCTGCCCCTGAGGATTTCTTCAAGAAACAGGTGAAGAGTGACCCATTTACCTCAGATCCATTCACAAAGACCCCCACTTTACCCTCAAAG CCTGACCCTTTTGAAAGCACTGATCCTTTTACGTCTTCCAGTATCTCTTCAAAAGGTCCAG ATCCATTTGGAACACTGGATCCATTTGGAAGTGGTGCTTTCAGTGGTGGTGAGGGATTTGCAGACTTCAGTCAGATGTCAAAG TCAGTACCTTCAGACCCCTTTGCCTCCTCTTTTGGAGGGGCAGGATTCACAGATGACCCTTTCAAAAGCAAATCAGACACACCAGCATTACCACCCAAGAAAAACGTCCCTCCACGACCCAAGCCACCCAGTG GTAAAAGTACTCCTGTAAGCCACCTTGGGTCTGCAGATTTTCCCAAGCCCCATGATCCATTCCAGCCATTTGGGGCTGACAGCAGTGACCTGTTTCAAAGTAAAAAGGGGTTTGGGGACCCATTTAGTGGAAAAGATCCATTTGCTCCCTCCTCTTCAAGTAAAACTTCTAAAGACTCTTCCTTGGGGTTTGCAGACTTCAGCTCT tttggaaatgaggagcagcagctggcctGGGCGAAGAGAGAGAgtgaaaaagcagagcaggaaagacTGGCTCGGTTGAGGAGACAAGAACAAGAAGACCTTGAGTTGGCCATTGCACTCAGTAAGGCTGACATGCCAAACTCTTAA
- the EPS15L1 gene encoding epidermal growth factor receptor substrate 15-like 1 isoform X2 — protein MAALIPLSQQFSTGNPIYETYYKQVDPTYTGRVGASEAALFLKKSGLSDIILGKIWDLADPEGKGYLDKQGFYVALRLVACAQNGHDVNLSSLNLTLPPPKFHDTSSPLLITPPSTETHWAVRVEEKAKFDGIFESLLPVNGLLSGDKVKPVLMNSKLPLDILGRVWDLSDIDKDGHLDKDEFAVAMHLVYRALEKESVPSQLPPSLIPPSKRKKTSVFPGAVPVLPASPPPKDSLRSTPSHGSGTSLNSIGSLSPKHSIKPAQPAVNWVVPVSEKVRYDEIFLKTDTDMDGFVSGQEVKDIFMHSGLSQNLLAHIWSLADTRQMGKLSKDQFALAMYLIQQKVSKGIDPPQVLTPDMIPPSDRNTPIQTLSGYLTPVGTEISALTEMRRDSASSVGSGEFTGVKELDDISQEIAQLQREKYSLEQDIREKEESIRQKTNEVQELQNDLDRETSNLQELEAQKQDAQDRLDEMDQQKAKLKDMLNDVRQKCQEETQVISSLKMQIQSQESDLKLQEDDLNRAKAELNRLQQEETQLEQSIQAGKVQLETIIKSLKSTQEEINQARSKLSQLQESHQEMNKSIEEYNEALNGIHGGSLTNLADMSEGLGQTERSSYGAVDDPFKNKALMFTNNTQELHTDPFQSEDPFKSDPFKGADPFKGSDPFQHDPFAEQPPAPADPFGGDPFKESDPFRSSAPEDFFKKQPDPFESTDPFTSSSISSKGPDPFGTLDPFGSGAFSGGEGFADFSQMSKSVPSDPFASSFGGAGFTDDPFKSKSDTPALPPKKNVPPRPKPPSGKSTPVSHLGSADFPKPHDPFQPFGADSSDLFQSKKGFGDPFSGKDPFAPSSSSKTSKDSSLGFADFSSFGNEEQQLAWAKRESEKAEQERLARLRRQEQEDLELAIALSKADMPNS, from the exons ttttctaCTGGGAATCCAATATATGAAACATATTACAAACAG gtAGATCCAACGTACACAGGGAGAGTTGGGGCAAGTGAAGCTGCtctgtttcttaaaaaatcTGGTCTCTCTGATATCATCCTTGGAAAA ATATGGGATTTGGCTGACCCAGAGGGTAAAGGATACTTAGATAAACAG GGTTTCTACGTCGCCTTGCGCCTCGTCGCGTGCGCACAGAACGGCCACGATGTCAACCTGAGCAGTCTGAATTTGACTCTGCCACCTCCTAAATTT cATGACACTAGCAGTCCTTTACTGATCACACCACCCTCAACAGAGACTCACTGGGCTGTTAGG gtggaagaaaaagcaaagtttgATGGTATTTTTGAAAGCCTTTTGCCAGTAAATGGTTTACTTTCAGGAGACAAAGTAAAACCAGTACTGATGAATTCAAAGCTACCTCTTGATATCCTTGGAAGG GTCTGGGATCTCAGTGATATTGATAAAGATGGTCACCTGGACAAGGATGAATTTGCTGTG GCAATGCATTTGGTTTATAGAGCTCTTGAGAAAGAGTCAGTTCCTTCACAATTGCCCCCTTCTCTCATACCACCTTCTAAAAGAAAGAAGACATCAGTGTTTCCTGGTGCAGTCCCTGTTCTCCCTGCAAGTCCTCCCCCCAAAGACAGCCTCCGCTCCACCCCATCCCATGGCAGTGGCACCAGCCTGAACAGCATAGGGAGCTTGTCTCCCAAGCACAGCATCAAACCAGCACAG CCAGCTGTTAATTGGGTGGTACCAGTGTCTGAAAAAGTGCGATACGATGAAATTTTCCTAAAAACAGACACAGACATGGATGGGTTTGTGAGTGGCCAAGAagtaaaggacatttttatgCATTCAGGTCTATCTCAGAATCTCCTAGCACATATATG GTCTTTGGCAGACACGAGACAGATGGGAAAGCTCAGCAAAGACCAGTTTGCACTCGCCATGTATCTCATTCAGCAGAAGGTCAGCAAAGGGATTGATCCTCCACAAGTGTTAACTCCAGATATGATCCCTCCCTCAGACAGGAACACGCCCATCCAG ACTCTGTCAGGTTACTTGACCCCTGTAGGAACTGAGATCTCAGCACTAACAGAAATGCGGCGT GACAGTGCAAGTTCTGTTGGATCAGGAGAATTTACAGGGGTGAAGGAGCTGGATGATATCAGCCAAGAGATTGCACAGCTGCAGAG AGAAAAATACTCTCTGGAGCAGGACAttagggaaaaggaagaatcaATCAGACAGAAAACCAATGAAGTTCAG GAGCTGCAAAATGATTTAGATAGGGAAACAAGTAACTTGCAAGAGCTGGAGGCTCAAAAACAAGATGCCCAAGACCGCCTGGATGAGATGGACCAGCAGAAAGCCAAACTGAAAGATATGCTGAATGATGTGAGGCAGAAATGCCAGGAAGAAACACAGGTG ATTTCATCACTAAAAATGCAGATTCAGTCTCAGGAATCAGATTTAAAATTACAGGAAGATGACCTTAACAGAGCAAAAGCAGAACTGAATCGCCTCCAGCAAGAAGAGactcagctggagcagagcatccaggctggaaaagtgCAGCTTGAAACAATAATCAAATCTTTAAAATCAACCCAGGAAGAAATAAACCAG GCAAGAAGTAAACTCTCTCAGCTGCAAGAGAGCCACCAGGAAATGAATAAGAGCATTGAAGAATACAATGAAGCTCTCAATGGGATTCATGGAGGGAGTCTGACAAATTTAGCAGACATGAGTGAAGGCCTTGGGCAGACAGAAAGAAGCAGTTATGGAGCTGTG GATGatccatttaaaaacaaagccttGATGTTTACCAATAATACACAAGAATTGCATACAGACCCATTCCAGTCAGAAGATCCTTTCAAATCTGACCCATTTAAGGGAGCAGACCCCTTCAAAGGCA GTGACCCATTCCAGCACGACCCTTTTGCAGAGCagccacctgctccagcag ATCCCTTTGGAGGAGATCCATTCAAGGAAAGTGACCCATTTCGTAGCTCTGCCCCTGAGGATTTCTTCAAGAAACAG CCTGACCCTTTTGAAAGCACTGATCCTTTTACGTCTTCCAGTATCTCTTCAAAAGGTCCAG ATCCATTTGGAACACTGGATCCATTTGGAAGTGGTGCTTTCAGTGGTGGTGAGGGATTTGCAGACTTCAGTCAGATGTCAAAG TCAGTACCTTCAGACCCCTTTGCCTCCTCTTTTGGAGGGGCAGGATTCACAGATGACCCTTTCAAAAGCAAATCAGACACACCAGCATTACCACCCAAGAAAAACGTCCCTCCACGACCCAAGCCACCCAGTG GTAAAAGTACTCCTGTAAGCCACCTTGGGTCTGCAGATTTTCCCAAGCCCCATGATCCATTCCAGCCATTTGGGGCTGACAGCAGTGACCTGTTTCAAAGTAAAAAGGGGTTTGGGGACCCATTTAGTGGAAAAGATCCATTTGCTCCCTCCTCTTCAAGTAAAACTTCTAAAGACTCTTCCTTGGGGTTTGCAGACTTCAGCTCT tttggaaatgaggagcagcagctggcctGGGCGAAGAGAGAGAgtgaaaaagcagagcaggaaagacTGGCTCGGTTGAGGAGACAAGAACAAGAAGACCTTGAGTTGGCCATTGCACTCAGTAAGGCTGACATGCCAAACTCTTAA
- the EPS15L1 gene encoding epidermal growth factor receptor substrate 15-like 1 isoform X4 produces the protein MAALIPLSQQFSTGNPIYETYYKQVDPTYTGRVGASEAALFLKKSGLSDIILGKIWDLADPEGKGYLDKQGFYVALRLVACAQNGHDVNLSSLNLTLPPPKFHDTSSPLLITPPSTETHWAVRVEEKAKFDGIFESLLPVNGLLSGDKVKPVLMNSKLPLDILGRVWDLSDIDKDGHLDKDEFAVAMHLVYRALEKESVPSQLPPSLIPPSKRKKTSVFPGAVPVLPASPPPKDSLRSTPSHGSGTSLNSIGSLSPKHSIKPAQPAVNWVVPVSEKVRYDEIFLKTDTDMDGFVSGQEVKDIFMHSGLSQNLLAHIWSLADTRQMGKLSKDQFALAMYLIQQKVSKGIDPPQVLTPDMIPPSDRNTPIQTLSGYLTPVGTEISALTEMRRDSASSVGSGEFTGVKELDDISQEIAQLQREKYSLEQDIREKEESIRQKTNEVQELQNDLDRETSNLQELEAQKQDAQDRLDEMDQQKAKLKDMLNDVRQKCQEETQVISSLKMQIQSQESDLKLQEDDLNRAKAELNRLQQEETQLEQSIQAGKVQLETIIKSLKSTQEEINQARSKLSQLQESHQEMNKSIEEYNEALNGIHGGSLTNLADMSEGLGQTERSSYGAVDDPFKNKALMFTNNTQELHTDPFQSEDPFKSDPFKGADPFKGSDPFQHDPFAEQPPAPADPFGGDPFKESDPFRSSAPEDFFKKQVKSDPFTSDPFTKTPTLPSKPDPFESTDPFTSSSISSKGPDPFGTLDPFGSGAFSGGEGFADFSQMSKSVPSDPFASSFGGAGFTDDPFKSKSDTPALPPKKNVPPRPKPPSVWK, from the exons ttttctaCTGGGAATCCAATATATGAAACATATTACAAACAG gtAGATCCAACGTACACAGGGAGAGTTGGGGCAAGTGAAGCTGCtctgtttcttaaaaaatcTGGTCTCTCTGATATCATCCTTGGAAAA ATATGGGATTTGGCTGACCCAGAGGGTAAAGGATACTTAGATAAACAG GGTTTCTACGTCGCCTTGCGCCTCGTCGCGTGCGCACAGAACGGCCACGATGTCAACCTGAGCAGTCTGAATTTGACTCTGCCACCTCCTAAATTT cATGACACTAGCAGTCCTTTACTGATCACACCACCCTCAACAGAGACTCACTGGGCTGTTAGG gtggaagaaaaagcaaagtttgATGGTATTTTTGAAAGCCTTTTGCCAGTAAATGGTTTACTTTCAGGAGACAAAGTAAAACCAGTACTGATGAATTCAAAGCTACCTCTTGATATCCTTGGAAGG GTCTGGGATCTCAGTGATATTGATAAAGATGGTCACCTGGACAAGGATGAATTTGCTGTG GCAATGCATTTGGTTTATAGAGCTCTTGAGAAAGAGTCAGTTCCTTCACAATTGCCCCCTTCTCTCATACCACCTTCTAAAAGAAAGAAGACATCAGTGTTTCCTGGTGCAGTCCCTGTTCTCCCTGCAAGTCCTCCCCCCAAAGACAGCCTCCGCTCCACCCCATCCCATGGCAGTGGCACCAGCCTGAACAGCATAGGGAGCTTGTCTCCCAAGCACAGCATCAAACCAGCACAG CCAGCTGTTAATTGGGTGGTACCAGTGTCTGAAAAAGTGCGATACGATGAAATTTTCCTAAAAACAGACACAGACATGGATGGGTTTGTGAGTGGCCAAGAagtaaaggacatttttatgCATTCAGGTCTATCTCAGAATCTCCTAGCACATATATG GTCTTTGGCAGACACGAGACAGATGGGAAAGCTCAGCAAAGACCAGTTTGCACTCGCCATGTATCTCATTCAGCAGAAGGTCAGCAAAGGGATTGATCCTCCACAAGTGTTAACTCCAGATATGATCCCTCCCTCAGACAGGAACACGCCCATCCAG ACTCTGTCAGGTTACTTGACCCCTGTAGGAACTGAGATCTCAGCACTAACAGAAATGCGGCGT GACAGTGCAAGTTCTGTTGGATCAGGAGAATTTACAGGGGTGAAGGAGCTGGATGATATCAGCCAAGAGATTGCACAGCTGCAGAG AGAAAAATACTCTCTGGAGCAGGACAttagggaaaaggaagaatcaATCAGACAGAAAACCAATGAAGTTCAG GAGCTGCAAAATGATTTAGATAGGGAAACAAGTAACTTGCAAGAGCTGGAGGCTCAAAAACAAGATGCCCAAGACCGCCTGGATGAGATGGACCAGCAGAAAGCCAAACTGAAAGATATGCTGAATGATGTGAGGCAGAAATGCCAGGAAGAAACACAGGTG ATTTCATCACTAAAAATGCAGATTCAGTCTCAGGAATCAGATTTAAAATTACAGGAAGATGACCTTAACAGAGCAAAAGCAGAACTGAATCGCCTCCAGCAAGAAGAGactcagctggagcagagcatccaggctggaaaagtgCAGCTTGAAACAATAATCAAATCTTTAAAATCAACCCAGGAAGAAATAAACCAG GCAAGAAGTAAACTCTCTCAGCTGCAAGAGAGCCACCAGGAAATGAATAAGAGCATTGAAGAATACAATGAAGCTCTCAATGGGATTCATGGAGGGAGTCTGACAAATTTAGCAGACATGAGTGAAGGCCTTGGGCAGACAGAAAGAAGCAGTTATGGAGCTGTG GATGatccatttaaaaacaaagccttGATGTTTACCAATAATACACAAGAATTGCATACAGACCCATTCCAGTCAGAAGATCCTTTCAAATCTGACCCATTTAAGGGAGCAGACCCCTTCAAAGGCA GTGACCCATTCCAGCACGACCCTTTTGCAGAGCagccacctgctccagcag ATCCCTTTGGAGGAGATCCATTCAAGGAAAGTGACCCATTTCGTAGCTCTGCCCCTGAGGATTTCTTCAAGAAACAGGTGAAGAGTGACCCATTTACCTCAGATCCATTCACAAAGACCCCCACTTTACCCTCAAAG CCTGACCCTTTTGAAAGCACTGATCCTTTTACGTCTTCCAGTATCTCTTCAAAAGGTCCAG ATCCATTTGGAACACTGGATCCATTTGGAAGTGGTGCTTTCAGTGGTGGTGAGGGATTTGCAGACTTCAGTCAGATGTCAAAG TCAGTACCTTCAGACCCCTTTGCCTCCTCTTTTGGAGGGGCAGGATTCACAGATGACCCTTTCAAAAGCAAATCAGACACACCAGCATTACCACCCAAGAAAAACGTCCCTCCACGACCCAAGCCACCCAGTG tttggaaatga